One part of the Mycolicibacterium aromaticivorans JS19b1 = JCM 16368 genome encodes these proteins:
- the rimM gene encoding ribosome maturation factor RimM (Essential for efficient processing of 16S rRNA) produces MELVAGRVAKAHGITGELVVDVRTDDPEERFAVGNLLRLRPSRGDGGQDVVVEAVRPHGGRLLVRLRGVSDRNAADALRGHLFVVDSAELPPIEDPDEFYDHQLEGLTVRTVDGRVVGSITEVLHTAGAELLAVRGADGTEVLVPFVGAIVVSVSLADKIVEIDPPDGLLDLDGLE; encoded by the coding sequence ATGGAACTCGTCGCCGGACGTGTTGCCAAGGCTCACGGGATCACCGGGGAACTGGTGGTCGACGTCCGCACCGATGACCCTGAAGAGCGGTTCGCCGTGGGAAACCTGTTGCGGCTGCGGCCCTCTCGCGGTGACGGCGGCCAAGATGTTGTCGTCGAGGCGGTTCGGCCGCACGGCGGGCGTCTGCTGGTACGGCTGCGCGGGGTGTCCGACCGCAATGCGGCCGACGCATTGCGCGGCCATCTGTTCGTCGTCGACTCCGCGGAACTGCCTCCCATCGAGGATCCCGACGAGTTCTACGATCATCAGCTCGAAGGGCTGACGGTGCGGACCGTCGACGGCCGCGTCGTCGGCTCGATCACCGAGGTGCTGCACACCGCGGGCGCGGAACTGCTGGCGGTGCGCGGAGCTGACGGAACCGAAGTGCTGGTGCCGTTCGTCGGCGCGATCGTGGTGTCGGTGTCGCTGGCCGACAAGATCGTCGAAATCGATCCTCCCGACGGGCTTTTGGATCTGGACGGCCTGGAATAG
- a CDS encoding MDR family MFS transporter yields the protein MLLAALDQTIVATALPTVVADLGGAGHQSWVVTSYLLASTIVTAVVGKLGDTFGRKPVFQAAVLFFLAGSVLCGLAGSMSMLVASRALQGIGGGAITVTAVAVIGEVIPLRERGRYQGALGAVFGVTTVVGPLLGGLFTDHLGWRWAFWVNVPVAVVVLAVAAVAIPALGRTARPVIDYPGIVLVGLGAAGLTLATSWGGTTYPWGSPTIIGLFVGSVAILVAFVFVEKRAAEPILPIRLFADPVFTVCCVLSFVVGFAMLGALTFLPTYMQFVDGVSATVSGLHTLPMVAGLLATSLTSGVIVGRTGRYKIFPIAGTATMAVGFILLSLMDAHTSTLVQSLDLLVLGAGIGLSMQVLILTVQNTVDFTDLGVATSGVTFFRTIGSSFGAAIFGSLFSNFLADRLPSALAASGVSPEVAQSPQALHKLSPAAAAPIVDAYADSLSKVFLFAAPVAIVGFVLALFLKQVPLRDAAATGSTDLGEGFGMPTTEPAEKVLEVAVSRLLRESRGQHLPALARAGGTRLDVPLMWAALRIYRHAQVAGTADLSAVAAHHRVPVEILEPTFDRLVANGYAQRSGDQLWLTPAGAAEVNHARNMLASWITDTLTRSPAFEGRPDRMQVQGAIERIARSVLEQNDDESAQATRPLVLGPRRAASPTAPTTRLASPMANATAVAATVGNEPTRPFRARAEFRQPPPGPPRR from the coding sequence ATGCTGCTGGCCGCCCTCGACCAGACCATCGTCGCGACCGCACTGCCCACGGTCGTCGCCGACCTCGGGGGTGCTGGTCACCAGTCATGGGTCGTCACCAGCTACCTGCTGGCGTCGACGATTGTGACCGCGGTCGTCGGCAAGCTCGGTGACACATTCGGCCGCAAACCGGTTTTTCAAGCCGCCGTGCTGTTCTTCCTCGCCGGCTCGGTGCTGTGTGGCTTGGCCGGATCGATGTCGATGCTGGTCGCCTCGCGCGCCCTGCAGGGCATCGGCGGCGGAGCCATCACCGTCACCGCGGTCGCGGTCATCGGTGAAGTGATACCGCTGCGCGAACGGGGCCGCTACCAGGGCGCGCTGGGTGCCGTGTTCGGCGTCACCACGGTGGTGGGCCCGCTGCTGGGCGGGCTGTTCACCGACCACCTCGGATGGCGGTGGGCGTTCTGGGTCAACGTGCCCGTCGCGGTGGTGGTGCTCGCGGTGGCGGCGGTGGCGATTCCGGCGCTGGGTCGTACCGCCCGGCCGGTCATCGACTATCCGGGCATCGTTCTGGTGGGTCTAGGCGCGGCCGGTCTGACCCTTGCGACAAGCTGGGGTGGCACCACGTATCCGTGGGGTTCGCCGACGATCATCGGACTGTTCGTCGGCTCCGTGGCGATCCTGGTGGCCTTCGTGTTCGTCGAAAAGCGGGCGGCCGAGCCGATTTTGCCGATCCGGCTGTTCGCCGATCCGGTGTTCACGGTGTGCTGCGTGCTGTCGTTCGTCGTCGGATTCGCGATGCTCGGGGCGCTGACGTTCCTGCCGACCTACATGCAATTCGTCGACGGGGTGTCGGCGACCGTCTCCGGCCTGCACACCCTGCCGATGGTCGCCGGCCTGCTGGCCACGTCGCTGACCAGTGGCGTGATCGTCGGCCGCACCGGGCGCTACAAGATCTTTCCGATCGCGGGCACCGCGACGATGGCGGTCGGCTTCATCCTGCTGTCGCTGATGGACGCGCACACCTCGACGCTCGTCCAGTCTCTGGACCTGCTGGTCCTGGGTGCCGGGATCGGGCTGAGCATGCAGGTTCTGATCCTGACCGTGCAGAACACCGTCGACTTCACCGACCTGGGCGTGGCCACCTCGGGTGTCACGTTCTTCCGCACCATCGGTAGTTCGTTCGGCGCTGCGATCTTCGGCTCGCTGTTCAGTAATTTCCTGGCCGACCGGCTGCCTTCGGCCCTGGCCGCCAGCGGTGTTTCTCCCGAGGTCGCGCAGTCACCGCAGGCGCTGCACAAGCTCTCGCCCGCAGCGGCTGCCCCGATCGTCGACGCCTACGCAGACTCGCTGAGCAAGGTGTTCTTGTTCGCGGCGCCGGTGGCGATCGTCGGGTTCGTGCTGGCGCTGTTCCTCAAGCAGGTGCCGCTGCGCGACGCGGCCGCCACCGGCAGCACCGACCTCGGCGAGGGTTTCGGTATGCCCACCACCGAACCGGCGGAGAAGGTGCTGGAGGTGGCCGTCAGTCGATTGCTGCGCGAAAGCCGCGGGCAGCATCTGCCCGCCCTGGCCCGGGCGGGGGGCACCCGCCTCGACGTCCCGTTGATGTGGGCCGCGTTGCGGATTTACCGGCATGCGCAGGTGGCCGGCACAGCGGACCTCAGTGCCGTGGCCGCCCATCACCGGGTGCCGGTCGAGATCCTCGAGCCGACGTTCGACCGGCTGGTCGCGAACGGCTACGCCCAGCGCAGCGGCGATCAGCTCTGGCTCACCCCGGCCGGCGCCGCGGAAGTGAATCACGCCCGCAACATGCTCGCGAGCTGGATCACCGACACGCTCACCCGGTCGCCTGCATTCGAGGGCCGCCCCGACCGCATGCAGGTGCAGGGCGCGATCGAGCGGATCGCCCGCAGTGTGCTCGAACAGAACGACGACGAGAGTGCCCAGGCAACCCGCCCGTTGGTGCTCGGACCGCGCCGCGCCGCCAGCCCGACCGCGCCGACGACGCGGCTCGCCAGCCCGATGGCGAACGCGACCGCGGTGGCAGCGACCGTCGGCAATGAACCGACACGGCCATTCCGTGCTCGGGCTGAATTCCGTCAGCCGCCGCCGGGACCGCCGCGTCGTTGA
- the rpsP gene encoding 30S ribosomal protein S16 encodes MAVKIKLTRLGKIRNPQYRIAVADARTRRDGRSIEVIGRYHPKEDPSLIEIDSERAQYWLSVGAQPTEPVLNLLKITGDWQKFKGLPGAEGTLKVKEPKPSKLDLFNAALAEADGAPGGEATHAKKKKAPAKKADAAEAEPAAEAAEPAAEAAESTEAAAE; translated from the coding sequence ATGGCTGTCAAGATCAAGCTCACTCGGCTTGGCAAGATCCGCAACCCCCAGTACCGCATCGCTGTCGCCGACGCACGCACCCGCCGCGACGGCCGCTCGATCGAGGTCATCGGCCGCTACCACCCCAAGGAAGATCCGAGCCTGATCGAGATCGACTCCGAGCGCGCTCAGTACTGGCTGTCTGTTGGCGCCCAGCCCACCGAGCCGGTTCTCAACCTGCTGAAGATCACCGGTGACTGGCAGAAGTTCAAGGGCCTGCCCGGTGCCGAGGGCACGCTGAAGGTCAAGGAGCCCAAGCCCAGCAAGCTGGACCTCTTCAACGCCGCGCTGGCCGAGGCCGATGGCGCGCCGGGTGGCGAAGCCACCCACGCCAAGAAGAAGAAGGCCCCGGCCAAGAAGGCCGACGCCGCTGAGGCCGAGCCCGCCGCTGAGGCCGCTGAGCCGGCCGCCGAGGCTGCCGAGTCCACTGAGGCCGCCGCAGAATGA
- a CDS encoding D-alanyl-D-alanine carboxypeptidase family protein — protein MPGRPFVAMLGIAMSLALVAPAAAAPTPQPAGAVTAPPDGPARAWLVADLDTGQILGSREPYSAHAPASTIKPLLAMVVLDQLAPNAAIRATAANTQVECSCVGLVPGQMYTARQLLDGLLLVSGNDAANLLADMLGGQLAAVQKMNAKAYQLGARSTRAGSPSGLDGPGWESVTTPHDLALIYREALRYPLFVQIVHQTSAQFPDRSGYREIKNQDRLLRSYAGFIGGKSGYTDLARETYVGMAQRGGHRLIVVEMYGDDDLWNQAAQLLDWGFSHYPGVS, from the coding sequence ATGCCGGGCCGCCCATTCGTCGCGATGTTGGGCATCGCCATGTCCCTGGCGCTGGTCGCGCCGGCCGCGGCCGCGCCCACCCCGCAGCCGGCCGGCGCGGTGACCGCTCCCCCCGACGGTCCGGCGCGAGCCTGGCTGGTCGCCGATCTCGACACCGGCCAGATCCTGGGCAGCCGCGAACCCTACAGCGCGCACGCGCCGGCGAGCACCATCAAGCCGCTGCTGGCGATGGTCGTGCTCGATCAGTTGGCGCCCAATGCCGCGATCCGGGCGACGGCGGCCAACACCCAAGTCGAATGCTCGTGCGTCGGGCTGGTGCCCGGCCAGATGTACACCGCGCGCCAACTGCTCGACGGGCTGCTGCTGGTGTCGGGCAACGACGCCGCCAATCTGCTCGCCGACATGCTCGGCGGACAGCTTGCGGCAGTGCAGAAAATGAATGCGAAGGCCTATCAACTGGGCGCCCGCAGCACGCGGGCCGGATCGCCGTCCGGATTGGACGGGCCCGGGTGGGAGTCGGTGACCACACCGCACGATTTGGCGCTGATCTACCGGGAAGCGTTGCGCTATCCCCTGTTTGTGCAGATCGTTCACCAGACCTCGGCGCAATTCCCGGACCGGTCCGGGTACCGGGAGATCAAGAACCAGGATCGCCTGCTGCGCAGCTACGCCGGCTTCATCGGGGGCAAGAGCGGCTACACCGACCTGGCTCGCGAAACCTACGTCGGTATGGCGCAGCGAGGCGGGCACCGGCTGATCGTGGTGGAGATGTACGGCGACGACGATCTGTGGAATCAGGCCGCCCAACTGCTCGACTGGGGCTTCAGTCACTACCCCGGCGTGAGCTAG
- the trmD gene encoding tRNA (guanosine(37)-N1)-methyltransferase TrmD — translation MRIDVISIFPEYLDPVRQSLPGKAIESRIVDFAAHDLRRWTHDVHHSVDDAPYGGGPGMVMKAPVWGEALDEICAQDTVLVIPTPAGRLFTQNDAQAWTGERHLVFACGRYEGIDQRVAEDARRRMRVEEVSIGDYVLAGGEVAALVMIEAVVRLLPNVMGNPRSHQDDSHSPEKDGLLEGPSYTRPPTWRELQVPDVLLSGDHGKVAAWRREQALQRTRERRPDLLEDLPDLLGD, via the coding sequence GTGCGGATTGACGTCATCTCGATCTTCCCCGAGTATCTCGACCCGGTACGACAGTCGTTGCCCGGCAAGGCGATCGAGTCCCGCATCGTGGACTTCGCCGCGCACGATCTGCGTCGCTGGACCCACGACGTGCACCACTCGGTAGACGATGCCCCGTACGGCGGCGGCCCCGGCATGGTGATGAAGGCCCCGGTCTGGGGTGAGGCGCTCGACGAGATCTGCGCCCAAGACACCGTTCTCGTGATCCCGACGCCGGCGGGTCGGCTGTTCACCCAGAACGACGCCCAAGCCTGGACGGGGGAGCGGCATCTGGTGTTTGCCTGCGGCCGTTACGAAGGCATCGACCAGCGGGTCGCCGAGGACGCACGGCGGCGGATGCGGGTCGAGGAGGTCTCGATCGGGGACTACGTGCTGGCCGGTGGTGAGGTCGCGGCGCTGGTGATGATCGAGGCGGTGGTCCGGTTGCTACCCAACGTAATGGGCAATCCGCGCTCGCACCAGGACGATTCGCACTCGCCGGAAAAAGACGGTCTGCTCGAAGGACCGAGCTACACGCGTCCGCCCACCTGGCGCGAGTTGCAGGTCCCGGACGTACTGCTCTCCGGTGACCACGGCAAGGTCGCGGCGTGGCGCCGCGAACAGGCGCTGCAGCGGACGCGGGAGCGTCGGCCGGACCTGCTCGAGGATCTGCCCGACCTGCTCGGTGACTGA
- a CDS encoding RNA-binding protein: MSSVVVDAVEHLVRGIVDNPDDVRVDMVTNRRGRTVEVHVHPEDLGKVIGRGGRTATALRTLVAGIGGRGIRVDVVDTDQ; encoded by the coding sequence ATGAGTTCGGTCGTCGTCGACGCCGTGGAGCATCTGGTCCGCGGGATCGTCGACAATCCTGACGACGTCCGCGTCGACATGGTCACCAACCGACGGGGGCGCACGGTTGAGGTCCACGTCCACCCCGAGGATCTCGGCAAGGTGATCGGCCGTGGCGGTCGCACCGCGACCGCGTTGCGCACCCTGGTCGCCGGTATCGGTGGCCGAGGTATCCGCGTCGACGTGGTGGACACCGACCAGTAA
- a CDS encoding metal-dependent hydrolase family protein — translation MPALHVRGRGLPDGELVEWWIVDGVLRAEQVADAETVFDGGWILPGLVDAHCHVGLGEHGEIPLDEAVAQAEREREVGALLLRDCGSPTDTRSLDDHHDLPRIIRAGRHLARPKRYSRGFAIELEDEWQLPEALAAQARAGDGWVKLVGDWIDRSVGDLAPLWSDDVLRAAIAAVHDEGARVTAHVFSEDALPGLIGAGIDCIEHGTGLTDDTIAMMVEHGTALVPTLINIENFPGFADAASKYPNYAAHMRDLYASCYPRVAAAREAGVPIYAGSDAGSTIVHGRIADEVEALTRIGMNPTDALGAACWDARRWLGRPVLDDGAPADLVCYTDDPRGSADILSNPDRVILRGRVY, via the coding sequence GTGCCGGCTCTCCACGTTCGGGGCCGGGGTCTGCCCGACGGCGAGCTGGTGGAGTGGTGGATCGTCGACGGTGTCTTGCGCGCCGAGCAGGTCGCCGATGCGGAGACCGTTTTTGACGGTGGCTGGATCCTGCCCGGTCTGGTGGACGCGCACTGCCACGTCGGGCTGGGGGAGCACGGCGAGATTCCGCTGGACGAGGCTGTCGCCCAAGCCGAGCGTGAACGCGAGGTCGGCGCGCTGTTGTTGCGCGACTGCGGATCTCCGACCGACACCCGCAGCCTCGACGATCACCACGACCTGCCACGGATCATCCGGGCCGGGCGACATCTGGCCCGCCCCAAGCGATATTCCCGCGGCTTCGCCATCGAACTCGAGGACGAGTGGCAGCTGCCAGAGGCGCTGGCGGCCCAGGCCCGTGCCGGCGACGGATGGGTCAAGCTGGTCGGCGACTGGATCGACCGCTCGGTGGGGGACCTGGCGCCGCTGTGGTCCGACGACGTGCTGCGCGCGGCGATCGCCGCCGTCCATGACGAGGGTGCGCGGGTCACGGCGCATGTGTTCAGCGAGGACGCGCTGCCCGGACTGATCGGTGCGGGTATCGACTGCATCGAGCACGGCACCGGGTTGACCGATGACACCATCGCGATGATGGTCGAGCATGGCACCGCGCTGGTGCCCACGTTGATCAACATCGAGAACTTCCCCGGATTCGCCGACGCCGCAAGCAAATACCCGAACTACGCCGCCCACATGCGCGATCTCTACGCCAGCTGCTACCCGAGGGTGGCCGCAGCCAGAGAAGCCGGCGTGCCGATCTACGCGGGCAGCGATGCAGGCAGCACGATCGTCCACGGCCGGATCGCCGACGAGGTCGAAGCCCTCACCCGCATCGGGATGAACCCGACCGACGCACTCGGCGCGGCGTGCTGGGACGCGCGCCGGTGGTTGGGCAGGCCGGTTCTCGACGACGGCGCGCCGGCGGACCTGGTGTGCTACACCGATGATCCGCGCGGCAGCGCCGACATCCTGTCGAACCCCGACCGGGTGATCCTGCGCGGCCGGGTGTACTAG
- a CDS encoding D-alanyl-D-alanine carboxypeptidase family protein, with the protein MRRLLASLTTALSVLTATAGIANADTIDQPPGSVPIPEGPAPAWIVADMDTGQVLAGRDMYAAHPPASTIKTLLALTALDELPDLNATVVANNSDTLVECNCAGVRPGRSYTARQLLDGLLLVSGNDAANTLADMLGGYQAAVDKMNAKAVAIGATNTHATTPSGLDGAGGPGWTTPHDLAAIFRAAMANPVFAQITAQPVAMFPGETGDKPLVNQDELLARYPGAIGGKTGFTDAARKTFVGAADRGGRRLVIAMMYGLIHEGGPTYWDQAAALLDWGFAQNPSESVAAL; encoded by the coding sequence ATGCGCAGACTTCTCGCGAGCCTGACGACGGCGCTCAGTGTTTTGACGGCGACGGCAGGGATTGCCAACGCGGACACCATCGATCAGCCACCGGGCTCGGTGCCGATCCCCGAGGGACCCGCGCCCGCGTGGATCGTCGCCGACATGGACACCGGCCAGGTGCTGGCCGGTCGTGACATGTACGCCGCGCACCCGCCGGCCAGCACGATCAAGACACTGCTGGCTCTCACCGCACTGGACGAGCTGCCCGACCTGAATGCGACGGTGGTGGCCAACAACTCCGACACCCTCGTCGAATGCAACTGCGCCGGTGTGCGGCCCGGTCGCAGCTACACCGCCCGTCAGCTGCTCGACGGGCTGCTGCTGGTGTCAGGCAACGACGCCGCCAACACCCTGGCCGATATGCTCGGCGGCTACCAGGCCGCGGTCGACAAGATGAACGCCAAGGCCGTCGCGATCGGGGCGACCAACACCCACGCGACCACACCGTCCGGCCTGGACGGAGCGGGTGGCCCGGGCTGGACCACTCCGCATGACCTCGCCGCGATCTTCCGCGCCGCGATGGCCAATCCGGTGTTCGCACAGATCACTGCCCAACCGGTCGCGATGTTCCCCGGCGAGACCGGTGACAAGCCGCTGGTGAATCAGGACGAACTGCTGGCCCGCTATCCCGGTGCGATCGGCGGCAAGACCGGCTTCACCGACGCGGCCCGCAAGACGTTCGTCGGCGCCGCCGACCGCGGCGGCCGCCGTCTGGTGATCGCGATGATGTACGGGCTGATCCACGAAGGTGGCCCGACCTACTGGGATCAGGCGGCGGCGCTGCTGGATTGGGGTTTCGCCCAGAACCCTTCCGAGAGCGTCGCCGCGCTGTAG
- a CDS encoding DUF1942 domain-containing protein — MKIAKMAGISATVVTLGLSVVCAAPAWATDSLRVFGEQETLNGPNGLPYIGYAVGKLKPSSDPVPHNGTLYSAKLTIDGFGGSYPPFIERFGARAESGEFYPSIWGASNGGKLYFDVVGDVPNSVVFNDGTRDLLAWVPGNPGSTAAPVVVPDSDEDFQVVPDNQVPAAAPPSGDNSAIVATPNDLATSPYQITEGDAAQPGFNAGGHH, encoded by the coding sequence GTGAAGATCGCGAAAATGGCCGGGATTTCCGCCACCGTTGTCACGTTGGGCCTTTCCGTCGTCTGCGCCGCACCGGCATGGGCGACTGACAGCTTGCGCGTGTTCGGCGAGCAGGAAACCTTGAACGGGCCCAATGGCCTGCCCTACATCGGCTACGCCGTGGGCAAGCTCAAGCCCAGTTCGGATCCGGTGCCGCACAATGGCACGTTGTATTCGGCCAAGCTGACGATCGACGGATTCGGGGGCAGTTACCCGCCGTTCATCGAGCGCTTCGGTGCCCGGGCTGAGTCCGGCGAGTTCTACCCCTCTATCTGGGGCGCGTCGAATGGCGGAAAGCTCTACTTCGACGTCGTGGGCGACGTACCGAACAGCGTTGTCTTCAACGACGGCACCCGCGACCTGCTGGCCTGGGTGCCGGGTAACCCGGGCAGCACCGCGGCGCCTGTGGTCGTGCCCGATTCCGATGAGGATTTCCAGGTCGTGCCGGACAACCAGGTACCCGCCGCTGCCCCGCCGTCGGGAGACAACTCGGCAATTGTGGCGACCCCGAACGATCTGGCCACCTCGCCGTACCAAATCACCGAAGGTGATGCCGCCCAGCCCGGGTTCAATGCGGGCGGCCACCACTAG
- a CDS encoding sulfite reductase subunit alpha → MVERPGFSPIIGYASDMGTAEYIAMQLADAVKDAGIDATETELNDVTLDEVRAATHVIMVASTFGEGEVPDNGTVFWEELAASDTRLDGLGYAVLALGDSSYELFCNAGRNIDARLTELGAHALAERAEYDCYREGDAREWIADIAKILIEAAAAGPADVEPTAPKAAPHRHHVLSPWSDANPVTSTVLVNRLLTAKESDKEVRHIELDLADSGITYQAGDSVAVHPVNDPALVDAVLAKLGVDGAHVAAGSDRPLGELLAGHLDICSPSRALQALVAARTDDTDAAAALRSPDPAIVSSWLYGRDVLDLLHLADLSVDEVLETLRPLQFRDYSISSSPLVHPDRLHLTVATVRYHCHGRARGGVASTFLADRVPAGQSVRIHLRPNHNFRLPAPDVPIIMVGPGTGIAPFRAFLHERQATAAPGRSWLFFGDRRRHTDFLYGDELTRFHESGALTRLDLAFSRESARPKTYVQHRMKDNARELFAWLEDGAQLYVCGDAERMAKDVDAALHEIVAEAGDMAAAAAHSYVNELIKAHRYARDVY, encoded by the coding sequence GTGGTGGAGCGTCCCGGTTTCTCGCCGATCATCGGCTACGCCAGCGACATGGGCACCGCCGAGTACATCGCCATGCAGCTGGCCGACGCGGTCAAAGACGCCGGGATCGACGCCACCGAGACCGAACTCAACGACGTCACCCTCGACGAGGTCCGGGCCGCGACCCACGTGATCATGGTGGCCTCGACGTTCGGCGAGGGAGAAGTCCCCGACAACGGCACCGTGTTCTGGGAGGAGCTGGCGGCATCCGACACCCGGCTCGACGGGCTGGGATACGCGGTCCTGGCGCTGGGCGACAGCTCCTACGAGTTGTTCTGCAACGCCGGCCGGAACATCGATGCCCGCCTCACCGAGCTGGGCGCCCACGCGCTGGCCGAGCGGGCCGAATACGACTGCTACCGGGAGGGCGACGCCCGCGAGTGGATCGCCGACATCGCCAAGATCCTCATCGAGGCGGCCGCCGCCGGACCCGCCGACGTAGAACCCACCGCCCCGAAGGCGGCACCGCACCGCCATCACGTACTCAGCCCGTGGAGCGACGCGAATCCCGTCACCTCGACCGTCCTGGTGAACCGGCTGCTGACGGCAAAGGAGTCCGACAAAGAGGTCCGCCATATCGAGCTGGATCTCGCGGACTCGGGAATCACCTATCAGGCCGGCGATTCGGTGGCCGTGCATCCGGTCAACGATCCCGCGCTCGTCGACGCAGTGCTGGCCAAGCTCGGGGTCGACGGCGCCCACGTCGCTGCGGGCAGCGATCGACCGCTGGGCGAACTGCTCGCCGGACACCTCGACATCTGCTCTCCGTCGCGGGCATTGCAGGCGCTGGTCGCAGCCCGTACCGACGACACCGATGCCGCGGCGGCGCTACGCTCCCCCGATCCCGCAATCGTGTCGTCCTGGTTGTACGGCCGCGACGTGCTGGACCTACTCCACCTCGCCGATCTGTCGGTCGATGAGGTACTGGAAACGTTGCGGCCCTTGCAGTTTCGCGACTACTCGATCTCCTCCAGTCCACTGGTCCATCCGGATCGGCTGCATCTGACAGTGGCGACCGTGCGCTACCACTGCCACGGCCGCGCCCGCGGTGGCGTCGCCTCGACATTTCTGGCCGACAGAGTCCCCGCTGGGCAGTCCGTGCGAATTCACCTGCGGCCCAACCACAACTTCCGGCTACCGGCCCCGGACGTACCGATCATCATGGTCGGCCCGGGAACCGGCATCGCACCGTTCCGCGCGTTCCTGCACGAACGCCAGGCGACCGCTGCGCCGGGCAGATCCTGGTTGTTTTTCGGCGACCGGCGGCGTCACACAGATTTTCTGTATGGCGACGAGCTCACGCGATTCCACGAATCCGGCGCACTGACCCGACTGGATCTGGCCTTCTCGCGCGAGAGTGCCCGGCCGAAAACCTACGTCCAGCATCGCATGAAGGACAACGCGCGAGAGCTGTTCGCGTGGCTCGAAGACGGAGCGCAGCTGTATGTGTGCGGAGACGCCGAGCGGATGGCCAAAGACGTCGACGCGGCCCTGCACGAGATCGTTGCCGAGGCCGGTGACATGGCCGCCGCCGCCGCGCACTCCTACGTGAACGAACTGATCAAAGCCCATCGGTACGCGCGCGACGTCTACTGA
- a CDS encoding nuclear transport factor 2 family protein gives MLSLEEMSDRMEIQQLLVDYSTAIDSRRFDDLDRVFTPDAHIDYTELGGIAGTFPDVKAWLAEVLPNFPAYFHMLGNFDIRLDGDTATSRTILFNPMALGDDGQIMFCGLWYDDAFVRTSDGWRMTRRVEQKCIQKIV, from the coding sequence ATGCTGAGCCTTGAAGAGATGTCGGATCGGATGGAGATCCAGCAGCTGCTGGTCGACTACTCGACGGCGATCGACAGCCGCCGCTTCGACGACCTCGATCGTGTTTTCACGCCGGACGCCCATATCGACTACACCGAACTGGGCGGGATCGCGGGCACCTTTCCCGACGTCAAAGCCTGGCTGGCCGAGGTGCTGCCGAATTTCCCCGCCTACTTCCACATGCTCGGAAACTTCGACATCCGCCTTGACGGCGACACCGCGACCTCGCGGACCATCTTGTTCAACCCGATGGCGCTCGGCGACGACGGCCAGATCATGTTCTGCGGACTTTGGTACGACGACGCGTTCGTCCGTACCTCCGACGGCTGGCGGATGACGCGGCGCGTCGAGCAGAAGTGCATCCAGAAGATCGTCTGA